In Mastacembelus armatus chromosome 22, fMasArm1.2, whole genome shotgun sequence, a genomic segment contains:
- the six4a gene encoding homeobox protein SIX4a, with product MSSSSAGEVTIANDIKRENVKEVDKRECIKLVALDAAELSMERTTPNTDAVRTELLVSAASSLAFSPEQVACVCEALQQGGNVDRLARFLWSLPQSDLLRGNESILKAQALVAFHQARYQELYSILENHSFSPSNHTFLQDLWYKARYTEAEKARGRPLGAVDKYRIRRKYPLPRTIWDGEETVYCFKERSRNALKDLYNQNRYPSPAEKRNLAKITGLSLTQVSNWFKNRRQRDRNPSEAQSKSESDGNHSTEDESSKGQEELSPRPLSNSSDGVITHGIQTGPLDSGVVIQQIGDIKMPPGSNSGSLYNGSLATSNTPSTVFHNGGSSYLHTSGNILFNGLNLGIQPLAFNPLRSAGGVLLGGSGGDMQMQTGQEKGLVSSAEDSSLQYASYSGCVNGAEVKLEGVHTMAAQNGGSSVLTFSSSSGSLPLGSYSLVQVPSGVSDSDGSSLLNSDVVLPPLQLSSVSSASTITQQATMPLNNVAVSSSSDDSFQQQDKMTSLHHSTVLYSMSNTSQPCIKKEPLEGGIYSSYHHGLHLDPSGQIGYTSPNSEEVPSSQGPASTTEVTAVSSSGPEPEVYTTLTVSTPLMAQTDPSSHQLQPTEYLGGPEVRGHLMGPGMNSDYMNLSENKVDGSVGVNEMVRAMCGDMEGKELAKLQTVQMDEDMADL from the exons atgtcttcttcttctgccgGAGAAGTCACAATAGCGAATGACATCAAGAGGGAAAATGTGAAGGAGGTGGATAAGCGGGAGTGCATCAAGCTTGTGGCGCTGGACGCGGCGGAGTTGTCCATGGAGCGCACGACTCCCAACACGGACGCGGTGCGCACGGAGCTGTTGGTGAGCGCCGCTTCCTCTCTGGCTTTCTCCCCGGAGCAAGTGGCGTGTGTCTGCGAGGCTTTGCAGCAGGGAGGCAATGTGGACCGGCTGGCCAGGTTCCTATGGTCCCTGCCACAGAGTGACCTGCTACGCGGCAACGAAAGCATCCTAAAAGCCCAAGCCCTTGTTGCTTTCCACCAGGCGCGGTATCAGGAGCTGTATAGTATTTTGGAGAACCACAGTTTTAGTCCGTCAAACCACACCTTTCTGCAAGATCTTTGGTACAAGGCCCGATACACCGAGGCAGAGAAGGCACGAGGAAGACCACTGGGCGCCGTGGACAAGTACCGGATCCGGAGAAAGTACCCTCTCCCCAGGACTATCTGGGACGGCGAGGAGACTGTGTATTGTTTTAAGGAGAGATCTCGGAATGCGCTGAAGGATCTGTATAATCAGAATAGGTACCCCTCTCCTGCCGAGAAAAGAAATCTCGCCAAGATTACAGGACTTTCCTTGACCCAGGTCAGCAACTGGTTCAAAAACcggagacagagagacagaaacccGTCCGAAGCACAATCTAAAAG TGAGTCTGATGGAAACCACAGCACAGAGGATGAGTCTAGTAAAGGCCAGGAGGAGTTGTCCCCCCGGCCCCTCTCCAATTCCTCAGATGGGGTCATCACCCATGGGATTCAAACAGGGCCTCTGGACAGTGGGGTGGTCATCCAGCAGATCGGGGACATCAAGATGCCCCCTGGATCCAACAGTGGCAGTCTCTACAATGGAAGTCTAGCCACCAGTAACACCCCCTCCACCGTGTTTCACAATGGTGGCTCATCTTACCTCCACACATCTGGAAACATCCTCTTCAACGGGCTTAATCTGGGCATCCAGCCACTGGCCTTCAACCCTCTGAGGTCAGCTGGAGGGGTATTGCTGGGGGGCTCTGGAGGGGACATGCAGATGCAAACAGGGCAGGAGAAGGGACTGGTTAGCTCTGCTGAGGATTCCAGCCTGCAATATGCCTCCTACTCTGGCTGTGTGAATGGAGCAGAGGTAAAGCTGGAGGGGGTACACACCATGGCTGCCCAGAACGGGGGCTCGTCCGTGCTCACGTTCAGCTCCTCGTCAGGTTCGCTGccactggggagctacagtcTGGTCCAAGTACCAAGTGGAGTCTCTGACAGCGATGGCAGCTCATTACTCAACAGTGATGTAGTTCTTCCTCCGCTGCagctctcctctgtctcctctgcctCAACTATCACACAACAAG CTACCATGCCTCTGAACAATGTGGCAGTGAGCTCCTCCAGTGACGACTCGTTCCAGCAGCAGGACAAGATGACGTCCCTGCACCACAGCACAGTCCTCTACAGTATGAGCAACACCAGCCAGCCATGCATCAAGAAGGAGCCTCTGGAAGGAGGTATCTACTCATCATACCATCACGGGCTCCACCTGGACCCCAGCGGTCAGATCGGTTACACCTCCCCCAACTCAGAAGAGGTTCCCTCCAGCCAAGGTCCTGCCTCGACCACAGAGGTCACAGCTGTCAGCTCGTCCGGCCCCGAGCCGGAGGTGTACACCACACTCACTGTCAGCACACCCCTGATGGCCCAAACAGACCCAAGCAGCCACCAACTTCAGCCCACAGAGTACCTCGGGGGCCCCGAAGTTCGGGGGCACCTTATGGGGCCCGGTATGAACAGTGACTACATGAACCTTTCAGAAAACAAGGTGGATGGCTCGGTAGGTGTGAATGAGATGGTGCGGGCAATGTGTGGAGACATGGAGGGGAAGGAGCTAGCCAAACTACAGACAGTGCAGATGGATGAGGACATGGCTGACCTTTAA
- the LOC113134487 gene encoding homeobox protein six1b → MSILPSFGFTQEQVACVCEVLQQGGNLERLGRFLWSLPACDHLHKNESVLKAKAVVAFHRGNFRELYKILESHQFSPHNHPKLQQLWLKAHYVEAEKLRGRPLGAVGKYRVRRKFPLPRTIWDGEETSYCFKEKSRGVLREWYTHNPYPSPREKRELAEATGLTTTQVSNWFKNRRQRDRAAEAKERENSENNNAGGNKQNQLSPLDGGKSLMSSSEDEFSPPQSPDQNSALLLQGNMNHPGASAYPMSGLGAPQPVHGMHGHPHQLQDSLLGPLTSSLVDLGS, encoded by the exons ATGTCTATATTACCGTCATTCGGGTTTACCCAGGAGCAAGTGGCGTGCGTTTGCGAGGTGTTACAGCAGGGAGGAAACTTGGAAAGGCTCGGCCGCTTCCTGTGGTCTCTGCCCGCTTGTGATCACCTCCACAAGAACGAAAGCGTCCTCAAAGCGAAGGCGGTGGTGGCCTTTCATCGCGGGAATTTCAGAGAGCTTTATAAGATCCTGGAGAGCCACCAGTTTTCTCCGCACAACCACCcgaagctgcagcagctctggctGAAGGCGCACTACGTGGAGGCGGAGAAGCTGCGCGGCCGGCCGCTCGGGGCTGTAGGGAAATACCGGGTGCGGAGGAAATTCCCGCTGCCCCGCACGATATGGGACGGCGAGGAGACCAGTTACTGCTTTAAGGAGAAGTCCAGGGGAGTCCTGAGAGAGTGGTACACGCATAACCCTTATCCCTCCCCACGGGAAAAGAGAGAGTTGGCCGAGGCCACGGGACTGACCACCACGCAGGTCAGCAACTGGTTCAAAAACAGACGGCAGAGAGACAGAGCCGCAGAGGCGAAGGAGAG AGAgaacagtgaaaacaacaacGCAGGCGGCAACAAACAGAACCAGCTGTCCCCACTGGACGGAGGAAAGTCTCTCATGTCCAGCTCGGAGGACGAGTTTTCTCCCCCTCAGAGCCCCGACCAGAACTCAGCGCTTTTGCTCCAGGGCAACATGAACCACCCCGGGGCCTCGGCTTACCCCATGTCCGGCCTGGGGGCCCCACAGCCGGTGCACGGCATGCACGGACACCCGCACCAACTGCAGGACTCCTTGTTGGGACCTCTAACCTCCAGTCTTGTGGATTTGGGCTCTTAA